The following coding sequences are from one Rutidosis leptorrhynchoides isolate AG116_Rl617_1_P2 chromosome 11, CSIRO_AGI_Rlap_v1, whole genome shotgun sequence window:
- the LOC139875976 gene encoding protein NUCLEAR FUSION DEFECTIVE 4-like, translating into MIEGRSHTSSGGSMKEIGNICRHVITGRWFMVFASLLIMSVSGATYMFGSYSGDIKTSLGYDQTTLNLLSTFKDLGTNVGVISGLINEISPPWVVLLIGATMNFIGYFMIWLSVTKKIEKPRLWQMCLYICIGANSQTFANTGALVSCVKNFPQSRGVVLGLLKGFVGLSGAIITQVYHAVYGYDSRSLILFIGWLPAAVSIVFLRIVRVMKVVRQKNELRMFYKFLYFSLVLAGFLMVIIIIQNSIKFSHTKFMISASIVAILLVAPILVVFQEELRLWKIKREMVDNVMISPVKDVINGSNTSRLDQSPLLDESEKAVSCWKTAFTPPKRGEDFTILQACFSIDMLILFTTTTFGIGGTLTAIDNLGQIGRSLGYPQKSVTTFVSLVSIWNYLGRVGSGFLSETLLTKYKFPRPLMLTFVLFISCVGHVLIAFGVPNSLYISSIIMGFCFGAQWPLIYAIISELFGLKYYSTLYNLGAGASPVGSYLLNVVIAGRLYDKEATRQLREKGIVRKDGDDLTCIGVDCYRMSFLIITATTIFACLISIVLVIRTRSFYRGDIYKRFREATEVSSTEMEMVVPSSTTPPLSESQPERKMMKEDDK; encoded by the coding sequence ATGATAGAGGGTCGAAGTCATACTAGTAGTGGTGGTAGTATGAAAGAAATAGGAAACATATGCCGCCACGTCATCACCGGCCGGTGGTTCATGGTGTTTGCCTCCCTTCTCATCATGTCAGTCTCCGGTGCAACTTACATGTTTGGTTCATACTCGGGTGACATAAAAACTTCTTTAGGATATGACCAAACTACCCTTAACCTTCTTAGTACATTCAAAGATTTAGGTACAAATGTTGGGGTCATTTCAGGGCTAATCAATGAAATCTCACCACCTTGGGTTGTCTTACTAATTGGTGCAACCATGAACTTCATAGGTTATTTCATGATATGGCTTTCGGTTACTAAAAAGATCGAAAAACCACGATTATGGCAAATGTGTTTGTACATTTGTATCGGTGCGAATTCACAAACATTTGCTAATACAGGTGCATTAGTTAGTTGTGTTAAAAATTTCCCACAAAGTAGAGGTGTTGTATTAGGTCTTTTAAAGGGTTTTGTAGGTTTAAGTGGTGCTATTATTACACAAGTGTATCATGCGGTTTATGGGTACGATTCGAGGTCGTTGATCTTGTTTATTGGATGGCTTCCGGCTGCGGTTTCTATCGTGTTTCTAAGGATCGTTCGGGTTATGAAAGTGGTTCGACAAAAGAATGAGTTGAGaatgttttataagtttctttatttctcacTTGTGCTAGCAGGGTTTCTTATGGTTATAATTATAATCCAAAATAGTATCAAGTTTAGTCATACAAAGTTTATGATAAGTGCTTCTATTGTTGCGATCTTACTTGTTGCACCTATTTTGGTGGTGTTTCAAGAAGAGTTAAGGCTATGGAAGATTAAACGAGAAATGGTTGATAATGTTATGATTTCGCCGGTTAAAGATGTCATAAACGGTTCGAACACAAGTCGCCTTGATCAATCACCATTATTAGATGAATCGGAAAAGGCGGTTTCATGTTGGAAAACCGCGTTTACGCCACCTAAAAGAGGGGAGGACTTCACCATTTTACAAGCATGTTTTAGCATTGACATGTTGATATTGTTTACAACTACTACTTTTGGTATAGGTGGAACCTTAACCGCGATCGATAACCTAGGACAAATCGGGCGGTCTCTCGGCTACCCACAAAAATCGGTCACCACATTCGTTTCGCTTGTGAGTATTTGGAATTATTTGGGTCGAGTTGGGTCGGGTTTTCTTTCGGAAACCTTGTTAACCAAGTACAAGTTTCCAAGACCATTGATGCTCACTTTTGTGCTTTTTATCTCATGTGTTGGACATGTTTTAATAGCATTTGGTGTACCAAACTCACTTTATATTTCTTCTATTATAATGGGCTTTTGTTTTGGAGCACAATGGCCATTAATTTATGCAATCATATCCGAATTATTCGGGTTAAAATACTACTCAACATTGTACAATCTAGGAGCCGGGGCAAGCCCGGTCGGGTCATATCTTCTCAATGTGGTCATTGCGGGTCGTCTTTATGATAAAGAAGCGACCCGACAACTAAGAGAAAAAGGGATAGTCCGAAAAGATGGGGATGATCTAACTTGTATAGGTGTAGACTGTTACAGAATGTCGTTTCTTATTATAACTGCAACAACGATATTTGCATGTTTAATTTCGATTGTTTTAGTGATTCGAACAAGAAGTTTCTATCGTGGCGATATTTATAAGAGATTTCGAGAGGCGACAGAAGTGTCATCCACTGAAATGGAGATGGTGGTGCCATCGTCTACCACCCCACCGTTATCGGAATCACAACCGGAAAGAAAAATGATGAAAGAAGATGATAAGTAA